Proteins encoded by one window of Acinonyx jubatus isolate Ajub_Pintada_27869175 chromosome X, VMU_Ajub_asm_v1.0, whole genome shotgun sequence:
- the ZNF182 gene encoding zinc finger protein 182 isoform X3 yields the protein MQIGFPDKTTIITRTGPDYNEFGNVLHLSTNFVASIQRSHKHESFGNNMVDNLDLFTRSSVGKKHDNGCAKLFFHTEYEKTTPGVKPHGYKECGKALRRKKGLSLQERIKNGEKPFECTACRKTFSKKSHLIVHWRTHTGEKPFGCTECGKAFSQKSQLIIHLRSHTGERPFECPECGKAFREKSTVIIHYRTHTGEKPYECNECGKAFTQKSNLIVHQKTHTGEKTYECTKCGESFIQKLDLIIHHSTHTGKKPHECNECKKTFSDKSTLIIHQRTHTGEKPHKCTECGKSFNEKSTLIVHQRTHTGEKPYECDVCGKTFTQKSNLGVHQRTHSGEKPFECNECEKAFSQKSYLMLHQRGHTGEKPYECSECEKAFSQKSYLIIHQRTHTEEKPYKCNECGKAFREKSKLIIHQRIHTGEKPYECPVCWKAFSQKSQLIIHQRTHTGEKPYACSECGKAFREKSTFTVHQRTHTGEKPYKCTECGKAFTQKSNLIVHQRTHTGKKAHGKGHGRKSKLIAH from the coding sequence ATGCAAATTGGATTCCCTGACAAGACAACAATTATCACCAGGACTGGCCCTGACTataatgaatttggaaatgttCTTCATCTTAGTACAAACTTTGTGGCTTCAATACAAAGATCCCATAAACATGAGTCATTTGGAAATAATATGGTAGATAATTTAGACCTATTTACCAGAAGTTCTGTAGGAAAGAAACATGATAATGGATGCGCAAAATTATTCTTCCACACTGAGTATGAGAAAACAACTCCTGGAGTAAAACCCCATGGATATAAAGAATGTGGGAAGGCCCTGAGGCGAAAGAAAGGTCTTAGTCTTCAAGAGAGaattaaaaatggagagaaaccCTTTGAATGCACTGCATGTAGGAAAACATTCAGCAAGAAGTCACACCTCATTGTACATTGGAgaactcacacaggagagaaaccctttGGATGTActgaatgtggaaaagcctttagcCAAAAATCTCAGCTCATTATACATTTGAGAAGTCATACAGGAGAGCGACCCTTTGAGTGTCcagaatgtggaaaagccttcagaGAAAAGTCAACTGTCATCATACATTATAGGACTCATACAGGAGAGAAGCCTTATGAATGTAacgaatgtggaaaagccttcacACAGAAGTCAAACCTCATTGTCCATCAGAAAACCCATACAGGAGAGAAAACTTATGAATGCACTAAATGTGGGGAATCTTTCATACAGAAGCTTGATCTAATTATACATCATAGTACTCATACAGGAAAGAAACCACATGAATGTAATGAGTGTAAGAAAACTTTCAGTGATAAGTCAACTCTCATTATACATCAAAGAactcatacaggagagaaacctcATAAATGTACCGAATGTGGGAAGTCTTTCAACGAGAAGTCAACCCTCATCGTGCATCAGAGAactcatacaggagagaaaccctatgagtgTGATGTGTGTGGGAAAACCTTCACCCAAAAATCAAACCTTGGTGTACATCAGAGAACCCATTCAGGAGAGAAACCTTTTGAATGTAACGAATGTGAGAAAGCATTCTCTCAGAAATCCTATCTTATGCTACACCAGAGGGgtcacacaggggagaagccctatGAATGCAGTGAATGTGAAAAAGCATTTTCCCAGAAATCATACCTCATTATACATCAAAGGACTCATACAGAAGAAAAACcatataaatgtaatgaatgtggcaAAGCCTTCCGAGAAAAGTCCAAGCTCATTatacatcagagaattcatacaggagagaaaccttacgAATGTCCCGTATGTTGGAAAGCTTTTAGTCAAAAGTCACAGCTCATAATACATCAGCgaacacacacaggagagaaaccctatgcATGTTCTGAGTGTGGCAAAGCCTTCAGAGAAAAATCCACATTCACTGTACACCAGCgaactcatactggagagaaaccctacaaGTGTacagaatgtgggaaagcctttaccCAAAAATCAAACCTTATCGTACATCAGAGAACACATACGGGAAAGAAAGCTCACGGAAAAGGCCACGGCCGGAAGTCAAAGCTCATTGCACATTAG